The stretch of DNA TCGAAGGGTACAACGATTTTCCAAGGAGATAAACAACTATTGCATTTGTTATTGAACTTAAAAATATAAAGTTGGAATGACACTATTAAATAGAATACGAACAATTGCTTTATTAATTATAAAATCCTTAACTTTGTAGAATAAATGGTTTCTAAAGTAAGTCGTTATGTGTAATTTATTTCCAGACGAGCAAGTGGCAGTTGATTTTTCCGTCAAAATACCCATTTTTATAGGAAAAAATAAAAAGACCTATTATATTGGGAAAGAGAAAGGTATCCTTAAAAAGTATGAGGGTAATGCCTTTTCAGGCTATGAGTTTCATACCATACATGGATTTGTCTATTTTCTGTCGAAAAATAAAGATAAATATCCCACCGAGAGCTATAATGCAGTATTTTATCTTCAATTGGAGAAGGAACAAGAACTAACTTTAGAAGCAATCCAAAGTTGTAAGAAAAAACTGCTTGTCGGAAAACATCCATCTGTTTCAAAAATTGTTTCTTCTTGGTATAATGGATTTCAATACAAACAGGAAAAACAAAACGAATCAGGAACCATTGTACAATATGGACTGCGCCCGCCTCAAATCGGTGCATTACATTCAATCTTAGCACACTGGAGTATTTCAAACAAATCAGCTTTGGTTGTAATGCCGACTGGGACTGGAAAAACAGAAACGATGCTCTGTCTATCAATAGCAAATCAAAATGAAAAAACATTAGTTATCGTCCCGACAGATTCATTACGAACACAAATCTCTAATAAATTTATTGAACTGGGTATTCTTAAAACAGAACCATTTGAAATTGTTGCAAATTCAGTCCTTTATCCAAAGGTTTCTGTACTTAAAACGACCATTGAAACAGTAGAGGATGCAAAGAAGATATTAGATGCCAATGTAATTGTTTCCACACCTCAAATTCTGACAAACCTCCTCAAAACAGGGAAAAGTAATATTTTAAATCTGATAGTTCAGCAATGTAATAATTTGATTGTAGATGAGGCACATCATATCGCAGCAAAAACTTGGAAAGAAATAAAGTTAAAATTTGAAGTCGCAGAAAAACCTGTATTGCTATTCACAGCAACCCCATTCAGAAATGATGGTGGTCGTATTGAAGGAGAAATCATATATAACTATCCTCTGTCTTTGGCACAAAGAGACAAGTATTATGAAAAAATCACATTTATCCCTATCGTAGATTTTAATCCCGCAACGGCCGATGAAAAGATTGCAGAAAAGGCTATTAACACACTAAAAAGAGATCTTGAAGCCGGATATGACCATATTTTAATGGCTCGTGTTGATGAGAGAAAAAAAGCAGAAGAAATTTACGAACAGATATATAAAAAACACTCAAAGTATTCTCCAGTCTTAATTCATAGTGGAATATCAAAAGTATCACAGCGAGAAATACTTGAAGGAATTAAAGAAAAACGACACCGAATTATTGTTTGTGTAGATATGCTTGGAGAAGGATTCGACCTTCCCCAATTAAAAATTTGTGCAATGCACGAAATGCACAAAAATATAACAACATCCTTCCAGTTCATTGGGAGGTTTACACGGACAACAGGAAGTAATCTTGGAACAGCGACTGTTATTGCTAATATCGTTGACAATAGATTTAAAGGTGTGTTAAATGAACTATATCGTAAAGATTCGGATTGGGATAAAATCATAAGCCAATCAAATGAAGATATTATCGGGAGCATTGTTAAAGAAGAAAGTTTCTTTAAGAACTTTTCGGACGTACCGATACCACACAAAATACCTCTACGGAACATTATGCCAGCTATGAGCACTGTGGTATTTAAACTTTATGATAGCAATGTCTTTTGGCATCCTGAAAAGTATATTGATTATTTCAAAAATAAAAAATATGAAACTGTTGCTGTTGAACATACTAAAAAGAATTTGCAAGTAATCATTGCACGTAACACGGAAAAAGTTGCTTGGGGAAAAATCGACGACCTGATTAATACGGAATACGACTTGTATATTGCATATTTGAACCCAGAGCAGAAACTTTTATATATCAACAGTTCAAATAATGGGTCTACTCATGATAAACTTGCAGAAGCATTAGTTGGTAAAAATATTTCTTTATACAATGAAAGTGATATATACAGGGTCTTGCATAATGTTTTTCAGTTGGAGTTGTTTAATCTTGGATTAAAATCACACTTGGATGGACCTATTAGTTTTACAATGTATGCAGGAAATGGAATTGTCAAAGGATTAAGCGAGATAGACAAAGGAATGCATAGTTCAAATTTATTTGGAACAGGATATGAAGACGGAGAAAAAATAACTATTGGATGTTCTAATAAGGGGCGTGTATGGACAAAGTTGGTTAAATCTATACCGGATTATTGTGAATGGTGTGATAAGATAGGAAGTAAATTGCTAGATGAAAGGATTGATACAAAAAATATTTTTGATTTTATTCAAAAGCCCGAAAGAATATCAACTTTTCCCTCGGGAAAAGTTCCAATATCAATCAAATGGAATGAGAAGTTTTACTATGACCCTCTATCAGCGATTGATGACTCCAACTTGCTAATAGACCATAACATCGAGTTAGTAGCCTATACCTCCAATACTATTGATTTTGATATTATCACGGGAAATAGTATATCTTCATATAAGTTGGAATTAGATGAAGATAAGAATGGTCGAGGATATAAATATAGCCTCATAAAAGGAAATCCAATTATTGTAAGTCAAAGAAAAGAAAGTAAAGACATTATAGATTTATTCTTTGAGTATCCCCCTATCATATGGTTTCAAGACAATTCAAAAATGTACAATGATTTATTTTTCTTGTTCAACTATAAGTCCCCTATTTTCGATACGAAAAAGATATTGGTGTATAATTGGGACGGCGTCGATATTACTAAAGAATCGCAGAAAAAAACGAAACAGGAAGATTCGATACAGTATAGAATACTTGAGCTATTGAAGAAAGAATCGGAGTATGATATTATTTTTGACGATGACGATGCAAATGAGGCAAGCGATATCATCGCAATAAAAGGATATCAGTCAGAACATAACAAACTTATATTTGAATTATATCATTGTAAATTTTCTTCCAACAAGAAACCTGGAGGGCGGTTGAAAGATTTATATGAAGTATGTGGGCAAGCACAAAGAAGTTATCATTGGAGGCATAATGCTATAGAGTTATTAAAGCATATGAACCGTAGAAATAGCACTCGACTTACGCAAGGAGGACCTTCACGCTTTGAAAAAGGTGGTGATAATGAATTACTGATAATCCAAAATATGCTATCATCGAGTTATTGCGATATTGAATTCCATATATATGTAGTTCAACCAGGAATAGAAAAGAATAAATTAGTCAACAGCCCAGGTTCATTGTCACTACTTGGCGCAACGGACTTGTTGTTAAAGAGAACGGGGAATGAATTTTATATAATCACTAACGAATAAATGAAAGTCGATAATATATTGAACAAGATACTGCAAATAGAGCATGGTTTTCAGCACATCATTGATGGAGCCGACGAATTCCTTTCTACATACTCAAAAGAACAGTGCTTTGAATTTGCACTTGAATTGTTAAAGCACGAAGCCTATCAAGCACGAATGTTAGCAACAACGATATTGGGTAGATTGGCAGCAGAGAATAATAATGCCCTTTACTTTCTGAAAGAGCGAATAAGCACCGATGAAAATTGGCGTGTGCAGGAAATGCTTGCAAAGGCCTTCGATGAAGTTTGCAAACACAGAGGATATGAAACGTCCTTACCTCTCATAGAAGAGTGGATAAATGACGATAATCCGAATGTTGTCCGTGCTGTAACAGAGGGATTGAGAATTTGGACAAGTCGCCCGTATTTCAAAGAAAAACCATCGGTAGCTATTGCTCTAATCAGTAAGCACAAAGCACATGAGAGCGAATATCTTCGGAAATCCGTGGGAAACGCTTTGAAAGATATAAGCAAGAAACATCGTGAATTGATACGAGCCGAAGTATAGCAATGGGATTTATCCAATCCACGAGTTCTGTTTACTTATAAACTTGCAACTAAGTTGTTGAAATAAAGATTGCAATGAATAAAGCGATTCTCTTTATATTCTCTGGACTGCCAGCAGTAGGAAAATCCACGCTTGCAAAGTCTGTTGTAAAGTATTTCGAAGCGGTTTACCTACGCATTGATACCATTGAACAAGGTTTGAAAGACTTATGCCATATCGATATTGAGGGGGAAGGCTATCGGCTGGCATATCGTATGGCAGCCGACAATCTGCAATTGGGCAACAATGTAGTGGCTGATTGCTGCAACCCTATTGAACTGACAAGGCGAGAATGGGAAGATGTTGCTGTCAATAACAACTGCCGTTTCGTAAACATTGAGGTTGTTTGTTCGGATAAGACAGAACACAAAAAGCGTGCAGAACAGAGAAATGCAGAAGTAGCAAATATGAAACTACCTGTGTGGAACGACATAGAAAACCGAGAATATCACGAGTGGCACAAAAACCGCATCATCATTGACACAGCAGGAAAGACCATTAAACAATGCCAAACCGAACTAAAAGAAAAGGTTGCCGATAGTCTTTCGCAAAAAGGAGATGGTCAAGAATATGAAAGCATAGACGATTCGCTGAAAGCAACCATCATAGAAAAGCTCTGTTATACAAAATTTGTGTATGACAGAATAAACCGAAAGCTCGGACTTTATCTATCGCCACAAGAAATAGAAAGTTTTATTTCAGACATTATCATGCATACAGACACGAATCATTTCCTGAAAAAAGGAAAGAACTATTATATAACTAATGATACAGAACATATCCGTATCACCGTTAACTCTTGTACATTCAGAGTTATTTCAACTGATAAAATATAAAAAAAAACAATGGCACGAGCAACAACAAAAGTGGATTTAATAACATCTGCTAATGGACAATTTGAGAAGATGTGGAAGCTCATAGACAGTATGAGCGAAGAGCTACAGACAGCAACCTTTGCAGAAAAAATGGCTGCAATGGGCAAAGAAGCACATTGGAGTAGGGACAAAAATCTGCGCGATGTACTTGTTCATCTGTATGAATGGCATCAGTTGTTACTGAATTGGATAAACTCCAATCGTGAGGGAGAATGCAAATCTTTTCTTCCTGAGCCTTATAATTGGAAAACATATCCAGTAATGAACGTGGAGTTTTGGAAGAAACATCAAAACACATCGCTATCAGATGCAAAGGCAATGTTAAAAGAAAGCCATCAACAAGTAATGGAATTGATTGCAACTTTCTCTGACAACGAACTCTTTAACAAGGGCATATTCGATTGGACGGGCACCTCTACGCTTGGTTCTTATAGTGTTTCAGCAACTTCAAGCCATTATGATTGGGCGATAAAGAAAATAAAAGTACATATTAAAACACAATAAACAAACAATAGAAATCTTATAATAAGGCTAATAAAGAAACGTGGAAGATAAGAAAAAAGTATGGAACTACAAACAAAACGCCTGCTATTGAGAGCATGGAAAGAAAGCGATGCTGAAGCATTATACAAGTATGCACGGAATCCGAACGTTGGTCCTATTGCTGGTTGGCCACCGCATACAAGTGTAGAGAACAGTCGTGAAATTATAAAGGCAGTACTCTCTGCTCCTGAAACCTATGCGGTTGTGTTGAAAGAAACTGGCGAAGCTGTCGGCAGCATTGGGATAATGACCGCAAGAAGTGAAATCCACAGTGCAAAAATGGTAGACAATGAGTGTGAAATAGGTTATTGGATTGGTGAGCCCTATTGGGGACAAGGCTTGATTCCTGAAGCTGTAAACGAATTGCTTCGGTATGCTTTTGAGAACTTACGGCAAACTACGGTTTGGTGTGGGTACTACGACGGAAACAAGAAATCGAAACGAGCACAAGAGAAATGCGGATTCGTTTACAGCCATACAGAAGAAAATAAACCTGTTCCATTGCTGAACGAAGTTCGCACAGAACACTTCACAAAAATCAGCCAGCAAGAATGGCGAACTACCTCCCTCGTCGCCATGAACGAAGTAGATGTTCACAAAAAACAACAAAACATGAAAGAAAAGTCTATCATATCTCATCAAGCCGACGGGCAAACATTCTTGGAAGTCCTTTCAGAAAAACAATTCATCGGCTGTGTGCAAGACGCCTTAGACTTGATAGGCGAATTCTTCGGGCAGTATTACGATGGAATAATAATCCACGAGCATAACATTTCTCCCCACTTCTTCGAACTAAAAACAAGACTCGCGGGCGATATTCTTTAAAAGTTCTCTAACTATCGCCTTCGCCTTGCCATCGTCGGCGATTGGTCGAAATATACCAGCCATAGTCTCGCCGCTTTCATCGTCGAAAGTAACAGAGGTCGCATGGTAAATTTCGCCACCTCAACCGAAGAAGCTGTGGCGTTATTATCGAGGTTTAAGTAAACTACTAAAACAGAAATCGATGCAATCAACCTGTTTAGAACATTACACACACTAACATTAAAGGGAAAATAAACGATGGAAGATTATTATAACGTGAGTTCGATATAAGAAGTTTCTCCAATATATTATCTATAAGGCACTTAGAGATGTAATAAACTCCAAAATAAAGAAATAATCTTGTAATTCGAGTATTTATTACCACTTAAAAGAGTTATAGAGTTTTATTTTATCTAATCAAGTCTATTTTAAGAAGAATTGATTATAACCTAATATGATTATAATCAATAAGAAACGGAATATTTTCATTCAATTCTTATATCGAACTCACGTTATTATAAGACAAATAAGGAAGCATGGAATGCAAGAACAAAAATTCATTTGCACTCTTCATTTTACGACTTGGATAAATTCAAGAAAGAGGTAAAGTCTGTTCCCGACTTGGATTTGTCTTTGTTGGGAGACATTCGGGGAAAGTCTATTCTGCATCTTCAATGTCATTTCGGCATGGATACGCTGTCCCTGTCAAAGATGGGAGCCAATGTCGTGGGAGTGGATTTCTCGGAAGAGGCTATACAAACGGCAAAGTCTTTGAATGAGGAATTAGGACTGAATGCACAATTCTGCTGCTGCAACATCTACGATGCACCTGTCGTGCTGCAAGGACAACAGTTTGATATTGTATATACATCTTACGGTGTTGTTAATTGGTTGCCCGACTTAACCCAATGGGGACATGTAATTTCACAAATGCTGAAAGACTGTGGAAGGTTCGTTATAGTGGAATTTCACCCCGTATTATGGATGTTCAATGAAGATTTTTCTCAAGTCCGATATGCTTATTCGCGCAAAGAACCTTACGTTGTGGAAGAAGCAACCTACACAGATTCGGAAAATGACAATCGGCAAAAGACTGTTACGTGGAATCACGGGGCTGGCTATAGTGCTGAATGGTTTGCTCTGTAATGGTTTGCAGATAAAGTCTTTCGAAGAGTATGATTACTCGCTTTTCAACCTGTTCGGGAACATGATTGCCGAAAAGAACGGAACGTTCAAAATCGCAGGAAAGAATGGTGAGATACCGATGCTGTTTTCTGTTGTTGCCGTGAAACCTCCAAGATGAAGGAAAATTTGATAAGAAAGAAACGGCATGACTATTGAGAAAAGGTCGTGAGATATAAAGAACTTGTTCCATTAAGTACAGAGCAAGTTCTTTCTGTTTAATCTGCTTCAAGTTCCGTTGTTTATCGGATAAATTAATTTATTTTTTCTTAAACTACTTTATTGTATGGAGTTAGATAAACTCGGAATTACCTGTATCTCTTCATAATGTATTTCAGCCTTGGAGTCTCAATTACTTCATTGATTTCAAACCCAAGTTTCTCATAAATCCTCTTTGCTTTTTGGTTGAAATCAAAGACCGTTAGGGAAATACTTTTAATATTATCATCCTCAAGAATGAAATCTACAAATCTTTTTAGGGCCTCAGTCCCAAAGCCCAATCCTGTTTTTCGGGAATCTATTACAAATCTACCTATGTGTATGTTATCCTTGCCAATTCGTACTTCTTGTATCATTCCGATAAATTCCCCTTGGTTGAATATCGAAAACACATTTCCCAAGTCCTTTATTTTATCATAGTCCAGCGGGTAAGAAATTTTGGGACCCATCCATTGCTCCTGAAACTCTTTTCCTTGTTCATTGGACCATTCACATAAAAGCAAGGCATTGTCTTTATTTATTCCCTTTTCAATTCTAATATCCCTCATCTCGTTAAAAGTTTCGGTTATATTGCAAAGATATACAAATTGTTTGAAATATAAAACAAGCATCGCCTTGCTTTTCGATGCAAAAGTTGCAAACTGTAGTTTGTTGTAGTAATAGCGATTTCTCCTTTCTGACTACACAATGCCAATCCTTTTTCTTTCACCGTATTATCCCTCCTTGTAGTAATGTAGTAAGATAATATCGGTGAAAGAAAAAAGTGTATCAATTGATACTGCCACTTCCGTATAGAAATATCTGTTTTACCATAGGTGTGGGGTGTTGTAACTCTTGGCAGATGTGTTTTCTGAACAAGTGGGCTTCCATGCTGTCCAATTGATAAGACAAAGCGATGATGATTGTGAGTGGATAAAGCGGAGCATATCCTCGCAGTCGTCCGTTCACATAGACTTCCTGCTCCCCTGTATCCCTTTCGTCGGGTTGCAGGGGAGAGACTTTTAGTAGAAGTTGCAGACGATAATTGAGCTTCCTCCATGTTACACTAAAGAAATCTACCAGTTCACTCTCTGTCATGGCTATATCGCCTTTGCCTTTGCGAATGATTTGCATCTTGTCGCCCCACTCGAAATAGCTGCACTCTCTTTTTGTCTGATGGTGATTGACATTCATACGGCTTCCTCCCTTATTTCTTCTTTTTGATGTTTCCTTATCAATCTGTCCATATCCTCCGAAATCTTATTATCGGTAACCTGTGCGTAGATTTGAGTACTGGATATAGAGGCGTGCCCCATCATCTTGGCAATGCTTTCGATAGGTATCCCTGCACTTAAACTCATCGTGCCGAATGTGTGCCTCGCCATGTGGTAGGACAACCGTTCTCTGATGCCACAAGCCTTGCCCACAATGCTCAGCTTTGCACTCATCACGCTACGGCTACAAGCACAGTGAAAAATAAAGTCGTCACCTTTTTCTTTCACCGTCTGCATTTCTTTCATGCTGGGTTGTTCTTCCTTACATTGATTGATGATGGCCTCCGCTATCGGGTGCAGGGGTACAATAAACTCCACCTTTGTCTTCTGCCTTTCTTTACGGATATATTTCTGTCCGTCGGCTGCCGTTTGAATATGTCCAAATTGCAAATGTTCCATATCAGCAATAGCCAAGCCCGTAAAGCATGAGAAGATAAACATCCGTCTTGCTTGTTCTGCCTCTTCATCGTTTACTCTCAATGCCATGAGTTTGGCAACATCGCTCTTTTGCAGAAAGCGTATCTTCTGTTCCGCTTTCTCGTACTTGGAATTCTCAAAGGGATTGCAACGGATTAACCTCTGACTGACCGCACAGTACATCAGCCTACTCAGCCAACAAAGGTAACGATTTAGGGTAGCTGTTGCCAAACCTCGTCTTTTCAGATAGAAACGGTATTCTTCAAACAAGTCTTCCGTTATAGTGGCTATGACTATATCCGTCATTCCCTTATCCTTTACAAACTCTGTAAGTAACTTGTCTGAATAGAGAAGATTCTGATAAGTGCTTTTTGCTCTTGATTTACCCACGCACTCTTTAACGGATTGCAGTTCTGTCTTGCTCATGGCAAGAAGTGTTGTCGGTGTGGTGGCTATTCCCTGCAAACGGTTTTTAAGCAGTTCCACACT from Prevotella sp. oral taxon 475 encodes:
- a CDS encoding site-specific integrase; translation: MRSTFKTLFYINRQKTKADGKTAILCRITIDGKSTAITTGEECKSSEWNSKQGLTTDKKTNQRIGEFKELVEKTYQDILIKDGVVSVELLKNRLQGIATTPTTLLAMSKTELQSVKECVGKSRAKSTYQNLLYSDKLLTEFVKDKGMTDIVIATITEDLFEEYRFYLKRRGLATATLNRYLCWLSRLMYCAVSQRLIRCNPFENSKYEKAEQKIRFLQKSDVAKLMALRVNDEEAEQARRMFIFSCFTGLAIADMEHLQFGHIQTAADGQKYIRKERQKTKVEFIVPLHPIAEAIINQCKEEQPSMKEMQTVKEKGDDFIFHCACSRSVMSAKLSIVGKACGIRERLSYHMARHTFGTMSLSAGIPIESIAKMMGHASISSTQIYAQVTDNKISEDMDRLIRKHQKEEIREEAV
- a CDS encoding ClbS/DfsB family four-helix bundle protein, whose protein sequence is MARATTKVDLITSANGQFEKMWKLIDSMSEELQTATFAEKMAAMGKEAHWSRDKNLRDVLVHLYEWHQLLLNWINSNREGECKSFLPEPYNWKTYPVMNVEFWKKHQNTSLSDAKAMLKESHQQVMELIATFSDNELFNKGIFDWTGTSTLGSYSVSATSSHYDWAIKKIKVHIKTQ
- a CDS encoding DUF3781 domain-containing protein, which codes for MNKAILFIFSGLPAVGKSTLAKSVVKYFEAVYLRIDTIEQGLKDLCHIDIEGEGYRLAYRMAADNLQLGNNVVADCCNPIELTRREWEDVAVNNNCRFVNIEVVCSDKTEHKKRAEQRNAEVANMKLPVWNDIENREYHEWHKNRIIIDTAGKTIKQCQTELKEKVADSLSQKGDGQEYESIDDSLKATIIEKLCYTKFVYDRINRKLGLYLSPQEIESFISDIIMHTDTNHFLKKGKNYYITNDTEHIRITVNSCTFRVISTDKI
- a CDS encoding DEAD/DEAH box helicase, with product MCNLFPDEQVAVDFSVKIPIFIGKNKKTYYIGKEKGILKKYEGNAFSGYEFHTIHGFVYFLSKNKDKYPTESYNAVFYLQLEKEQELTLEAIQSCKKKLLVGKHPSVSKIVSSWYNGFQYKQEKQNESGTIVQYGLRPPQIGALHSILAHWSISNKSALVVMPTGTGKTETMLCLSIANQNEKTLVIVPTDSLRTQISNKFIELGILKTEPFEIVANSVLYPKVSVLKTTIETVEDAKKILDANVIVSTPQILTNLLKTGKSNILNLIVQQCNNLIVDEAHHIAAKTWKEIKLKFEVAEKPVLLFTATPFRNDGGRIEGEIIYNYPLSLAQRDKYYEKITFIPIVDFNPATADEKIAEKAINTLKRDLEAGYDHILMARVDERKKAEEIYEQIYKKHSKYSPVLIHSGISKVSQREILEGIKEKRHRIIVCVDMLGEGFDLPQLKICAMHEMHKNITTSFQFIGRFTRTTGSNLGTATVIANIVDNRFKGVLNELYRKDSDWDKIISQSNEDIIGSIVKEESFFKNFSDVPIPHKIPLRNIMPAMSTVVFKLYDSNVFWHPEKYIDYFKNKKYETVAVEHTKKNLQVIIARNTEKVAWGKIDDLINTEYDLYIAYLNPEQKLLYINSSNNGSTHDKLAEALVGKNISLYNESDIYRVLHNVFQLELFNLGLKSHLDGPISFTMYAGNGIVKGLSEIDKGMHSSNLFGTGYEDGEKITIGCSNKGRVWTKLVKSIPDYCEWCDKIGSKLLDERIDTKNIFDFIQKPERISTFPSGKVPISIKWNEKFYYDPLSAIDDSNLLIDHNIELVAYTSNTIDFDIITGNSISSYKLELDEDKNGRGYKYSLIKGNPIIVSQRKESKDIIDLFFEYPPIIWFQDNSKMYNDLFFLFNYKSPIFDTKKILVYNWDGVDITKESQKKTKQEDSIQYRILELLKKESEYDIIFDDDDANEASDIIAIKGYQSEHNKLIFELYHCKFSSNKKPGGRLKDLYEVCGQAQRSYHWRHNAIELLKHMNRRNSTRLTQGGPSRFEKGGDNELLIIQNMLSSSYCDIEFHIYVVQPGIEKNKLVNSPGSLSLLGATDLLLKRTGNEFYIITNE
- a CDS encoding GNAT family N-acetyltransferase is translated as MRDIRIEKGINKDNALLLCEWSNEQGKEFQEQWMGPKISYPLDYDKIKDLGNVFSIFNQGEFIGMIQEVRIGKDNIHIGRFVIDSRKTGLGFGTEALKRFVDFILEDDNIKSISLTVFDFNQKAKRIYEKLGFEINEVIETPRLKYIMKRYR